A DNA window from Natronosalvus rutilus contains the following coding sequences:
- a CDS encoding RNA-guided endonuclease InsQ/TnpB family protein, with translation MTAVRNIQVKLDIPEEHHPVVDATFDEFRRVTEPVIDYGWNDNPDDIITSKNRLNDATYHDIREDSPLTGGHVQSARNLAATALSNCKDLLEDGKNTSKPEFKGTVVTYNSNTITYNDDHCTLSTVDGRIRAEYVFPHGDEGTPFEAYWNEDEWEKREATLHKRDGEYYLHVAVEHVEDTDSSDEKTENGVVLGVDLNVDGYLAVTSTGAFLGNADELNHKRDEYERRRGHLQQTGTRSAHLTLQSIGDRFAEWSRHRLHDVSNGIVREARENGCTHIAFERLKYIWTRISNASKFQQWAFREIQRQVEYKAEEYGIEVDTVAPQYTSQRCSHGKCGFTHEDNRDGDEFECLKCAKELHADYNAARNVAWRLVQNWLTSGSGRATSQLALKSGTVNANGRFRPAALSS, from the coding sequence GTGACCGCCGTCAGGAATATTCAAGTCAAACTCGACATCCCCGAGGAACACCACCCCGTAGTGGATGCCACGTTTGACGAGTTTCGACGAGTCACCGAACCAGTCATCGACTACGGCTGGAACGACAACCCTGACGACATCATCACCAGTAAAAACCGACTCAACGACGCCACCTACCACGACATCCGCGAAGACAGCCCACTCACAGGCGGACACGTCCAATCCGCCAGAAACCTCGCAGCCACCGCCCTCTCGAACTGTAAGGATTTGCTCGAAGACGGCAAGAACACGAGCAAGCCCGAGTTCAAAGGCACGGTCGTCACATACAACTCAAACACGATAACGTACAACGACGACCACTGCACACTCTCCACGGTAGACGGACGAATCCGTGCAGAGTACGTGTTCCCACACGGGGACGAGGGAACACCGTTCGAGGCATACTGGAACGAGGATGAGTGGGAGAAGCGAGAAGCCACGCTCCACAAGCGCGACGGTGAATACTACCTCCACGTTGCCGTCGAACACGTAGAAGACACTGATTCTAGCGACGAGAAGACCGAGAACGGAGTGGTTCTCGGCGTAGACCTCAACGTAGATGGTTACCTCGCCGTCACCAGCACGGGAGCGTTCCTCGGGAACGCGGACGAGTTGAACCACAAACGAGACGAGTACGAACGACGTCGTGGACACCTGCAACAGACGGGCACTCGCTCGGCGCACCTCACCCTCCAGTCAATCGGTGATCGGTTTGCCGAGTGGAGCCGTCATCGCCTACACGACGTGTCGAACGGCATCGTCCGAGAAGCCCGCGAAAACGGCTGTACGCACATCGCGTTCGAGCGGCTAAAGTACATCTGGACACGCATCTCGAACGCCTCGAAGTTCCAGCAGTGGGCGTTCCGCGAGATCCAGCGACAGGTCGAGTACAAGGCCGAGGAGTACGGAATCGAAGTGGATACCGTCGCACCACAGTACACGTCGCAACGGTGTAGTCATGGGAAGTGTGGGTTCACACACGAGGACAACCGCGATGGTGATGAGTTTGAGTGTCTGAAGTGCGCAAAGGAGTTGCACGCAGATTACAACGCGGCGCGGAACGTCGCGTGGCGTCTCGTCCAGAACTGGCTCACGTCTGGGTCTGGACGGGCTACCAGTCAACTAGCCCTGAAGTCAGGAACGGTGAACGCGAACGGCCGTTTTAGACCTGCTGCACTCAGCAGTTAG
- a CDS encoding ATP-binding response regulator, with the protein MTTVNGGTGVEVLLVEDNEDEARLIERVVSEYQTPEFDRQNRDEAADQYPVSLEIGRIHHVGRLEDALETIRTGSIESDTERDDVTIDVDVVLLDLMLPDSRGVDTVSRFVARSPAVPVVVLTGHDQHAVGVEVIRRGAQDYLTKGCLDGELIVRSIRYAIERKRHQRVLEETNQKLALLNRIIRTDIRTETSVVLGWADVLEDRLDPAGREAFDSMLAATRNVVEFADMAADLSMALESDADISLSVEPRSLEAILESEAAAFREAYPTVALAIDVDDSSMTVLATPMLGAAFGHLLSNLGRHGVAERISVTVDVADGHVTVHVMGRGATLSAEQRRFLTGTDRWSAVDGGLNTELYLAKTLFEQCGGMIDIGDSRDGTTVSITLERALESSA; encoded by the coding sequence GTGACCACGGTGAACGGGGGAACCGGCGTCGAGGTCCTGCTCGTCGAGGACAACGAGGACGAGGCCAGACTGATCGAACGGGTCGTGAGCGAGTACCAGACGCCCGAATTCGACCGGCAAAACCGGGACGAGGCCGCCGACCAGTATCCCGTCTCCCTCGAGATCGGACGAATACACCACGTCGGTCGCCTGGAAGACGCACTCGAGACCATACGAACGGGATCGATCGAAAGCGACACCGAACGTGATGACGTCACCATTGACGTCGACGTCGTCCTCCTCGATCTCATGCTTCCAGACAGCCGGGGCGTGGACACGGTCAGTCGGTTCGTCGCCCGTTCCCCGGCGGTGCCGGTCGTCGTCTTGACCGGTCACGATCAACACGCCGTCGGCGTCGAGGTGATTCGTCGGGGCGCGCAAGATTACCTCACGAAGGGGTGTCTCGACGGCGAACTCATCGTCCGTTCGATTCGGTACGCGATCGAACGTAAGCGCCATCAGCGAGTACTCGAGGAAACCAACCAGAAACTCGCGCTCCTCAACCGGATCATCCGAACGGACATCCGGACCGAGACCAGCGTCGTCCTCGGATGGGCGGACGTCCTCGAAGACCGACTCGACCCCGCTGGCCGAGAGGCGTTCGACTCGATGCTGGCCGCGACGCGAAACGTCGTCGAGTTCGCCGACATGGCTGCCGACCTTTCGATGGCTCTCGAGAGCGACGCCGACATCTCGCTCTCGGTCGAGCCACGGTCCCTCGAGGCGATTCTCGAGAGCGAAGCGGCGGCGTTTCGCGAGGCGTATCCGACCGTAGCACTGGCAATCGACGTCGATGACAGCTCGATGACGGTTCTGGCGACGCCGATGCTGGGAGCGGCGTTCGGTCACCTGTTGTCGAACCTCGGTCGTCACGGCGTGGCCGAACGAATCTCCGTTACGGTCGACGTGGCCGACGGCCACGTCACCGTCCACGTCATGGGTCGGGGCGCGACGCTGTCGGCCGAACAGCGGCGGTTCCTGACCGGGACCGATCGTTGGTCTGCCGTCGACGGCGGACTGAACACCGAACTCTACCTCGCGAAAACGCTCTTTGAGCAGTGTGGCGGAATGATCGACATCGGCGACAGCCGAGACGGAACGACCGTATCGATCACCCTCGAGCGAGCGCTCGAGTCGTCAGCGTAG